Genomic DNA from Dehalogenimonas lykanthroporepellens BL-DC-9:
GGAGACCTCTTCCAGATAACGCCGCATTTCATCAACGCGCTGACCACCCCGGCCGATGACGATGCCGGGACGTGAAGTGGAAACAGTCACGGTAATCTTGGCCGCCTGCCGTTCTATCTCAATGTTGGAGATACCAGCATCGGCGTATTTTTTCTTGATGGCCTTTCTGATCTTGAGGTCTTCAAGCAGATTGGTCGAGAAATCCTTTTCAGCGAACCATTTGGAGTTCCATCCTTTGATGGCGCCGATACGAAAAGCGTACGGATGAACCTTGCGTCCCATTAACCCTCCTGGTCCGCTACGATGACGGTAATATGACTTGACCTCTTGAGAATCGGCGACACCCTGCCACGCGAGCGGGGGCGGTGCCGTTTCATCATCGGCGCTCCGTCAGCGTAGATTTTGATTATTTTTAATTCATTTGGTTCCATCTGATAATTGTTCTCCGCGCTGGCGGCGGCTGACTTAACAGTCTTGGCCACCAGCCCAGCGGTCGGCGACGGCATATACCGCAGTATCGACAGGGCCTCGTCGACCCCTTTCCCCCTTACCAGATCGACATACAACCGAACTTTCCGGGGGGAAACACCGGTGTTTTTGGACATTGCCTTAACTTGCATCTCTCAAAGACCCCTTATTTCTTGCCCTTGGTTTTGACCTCGGATTTACCGAGGTGACCGCGATAGGTACGGGTAGGCGCAAACTCTCCGAGCTTATGCCCGACCATATTTTCGGTAACGAATACCGTCACATGACGCCGGCCGTCATGAACCCCGAAATTAAGCCCTACCATCTCCGGCAGAATCGTCGACCAGCGGGCCCAGGTTTTAATCATCACCTTTTTGCCGGCGCGGTTGGCCTGATCTACTTTTTTCATCAATTTGGGGCTGACTGCCGGCCCCTTTTTAACAGAACGTGACATTGATTACATTACCTCCGACGTTTGACGATAAGCTTATTGGAAGCCTTGCTTTTCTGCCGTGTCTTGTAACCGAGGGCCGGCTTACCCCAGGGAGTCTTCGGCCCGGGCATACCGATCGGCGACCGGCCTTCACCACCACCATGCGGATGATCAGCGGGATTCATGGCTGAACCGCGCACCTGTGGCCGCCAGCCCATATGACGCTTACGACCGGCTTTGCCGATAGACAGCGTCTGATGATCTTCATTCCCTACCTGACCGACAGTGGCGTAAGCACTGACGCGCACCCGTCTCATTTCGCCGGATGGTAGCCGTAGCAAAGCATAATCACCTTCCTTGGCCATCAACTGGGCTCCGGCACCAGCCGATCTGACCAGCTTACCGCCCCGACCGGGTTCCATTTCTATGTTGTGAATAACCGTACCGCTAGGCATGGAATTCAGGGGAAGGGCATTGCCGACACGCAACTCAGCTTCCGGTGAAGCCATGACGCGGTCATCGACCTTTAACCCCTGCGGAGCCAGAATATATCGTTTTTCACCATCAGCATAGAAGATGAGGGCGATGCGGGCGGAGCGATGGGGATCGTATTCGATAGCCGCCACTCGGC
This window encodes:
- a CDS encoding ribosomal protein S19 (KEGG: deg:DehalGT_0418 ribosomal protein S19~TIGRFAM: ribosomal protein S19~PFAM: ribosomal protein S19/S15) — translated: MSRSVKKGPAVSPKLMKKVDQANRAGKKVMIKTWARWSTILPEMVGLNFGVHDGRRHVTVFVTENMVGHKLGEFAPTRTYRGHLGKSEVKTKGKK
- a CDS encoding ribosomal protein L2 (KEGG: det:DET0477 50S ribosomal protein L2~TIGRFAM: ribosomal protein L2~PFAM: ribosomal protein L2); the encoded protein is MGLKQYKPTSAGRRHQSGFDFSEVTKSRPEKSLVKRVKNNAGRNSQGRMTVRHRGGGAKKMIRVIDFKRDKIGVPGRVAAIEYDPHRSARIALIFYADGEKRYILAPQGLKVDDRVMASPEAELRVGNALPLNSMPSGTVIHNIEMEPGRGGKLVRSAGAGAQLMAKEGDYALLRLPSGEMRRVRVSAYATVGQVGNEDHQTLSIGKAGRKRHMGWRPQVRGSAMNPADHPHGGGEGRSPIGMPGPKTPWGKPALGYKTRQKSKASNKLIVKRRR
- a CDS encoding ribosomal protein L22 (KEGG: deg:DehalGT_0419 ribosomal protein L22~TIGRFAM: ribosomal protein L22~PFAM: ribosomal protein L22/L17) — its product is MQVKAMSKNTGVSPRKVRLYVDLVRGKGVDEALSILRYMPSPTAGLVAKTVKSAAASAENNYQMEPNELKIIKIYADGAPMMKRHRPRSRGRVSPILKRSSHITVIVADQEG